Below is a genomic region from Acidobacteriota bacterium.
CGAGCTCTGGCTCCATGAGGGGACGATCAATGTCCTCGCTATCGATGCTGAGGGCAATATAAGTGGTATAACCACCACCTCAGGGCTTCCCTTCAAACTCGATGGTAGGGTGGGTGATTCCCCAATCATTGGTGCTGGCCTCTATGTGGATCAGGAAGTAGGGGCTGCTGGCGCCACTGGTAGGGGTGAGGAGGTGATAAGGACCTGCGGTTCTTACTATGTGGTTGAGAATATGCGAAAGGGAATGGATCCAGATGAAGCTTGCCGGGCAGCCGCTGAACGCATAGTGAAGGTGAATAAGGGGAAAGCGAATTTTCAAGTGAACTTTGTAGCTTTGAGGGAGGATTGTAAGTTCGGCGCCTTTTCTATCCGCAGTGGGTTTAAATTCGCCGTTTATAACGAGCGCGGTAACAACCTCTACGATGGGAAATACCTATTCAAAAGGAAAGGGAGATAAAACGAGTTAAAAAAATAGCCAGGGGGCTTACCCCTGGCTTCTTCTATATCTATTAGGAGCGGAAAACGATGGCCCAGATCCCTACCAAAGAGATAGAAAATAGGATAAAACTTCTTCAAGGGAGGGTTAGGAAGGAAGAAGTAGACCTTTTCCTCGTCTTCCAGCCGGTCGATCGGTTTTATTTCTCAGGGACGATGCTCGATGGACTTTTGGCAGTACCTAAGGAAGGAGAGCCATTCCTCGAGATAAAAAGAGGTATCGACAGAGCCAAAAAGGAGACTCCGATTTCTTTGCTACTGCCCTTCAGCCTCTCTAAGTTGCCAAGCGTTCTTGCTGAATGTGGAATCGGAGAGCCAAATAGGATCGCCCTCGAATTCGATGTCCTTCCCAGCTCAATTTACTTGAGGATAAGAGAGATCTTCCCCAAAGCGGAGGTAGTTAACGGAACCCCATTCATTATGGATTTGAGAATGATAAAGTCGGAGTATGAACTTTCTCAGATGAGAAGGGCAGCTGATGTGATCAACAAGGTATTCTCTCGGATCCCTGAATTGATCGAGGCTGGTGAGGAGGAGATCGAGCTTGCCGCGAGAATAGAGGAGGAGTTCTTAAAAGAGGGGCATCAAGGTTTTGTCCGTCTCCGTCGCTTCGGGCAGGAGATGCATTTCGGAGGGATCGCTGTAGGTGATAGTGCCTGCCTTCCCACCCCCTTCGATGGACCGGTGGGGGTCTCCGGACTTGGTCCTGCTTCCCCTTGTTCTCCCGGAAGGAGGAAAATAAGAGTGGGAGAGCCGATAATCTGTGACCTCGTCGCTGGGGTAAACGGATATCTGGTAGACAAAACCCGGGTATTTGCTTTAAAAAATGTTCCCAAAGTCATTCGGGATGCCCATAGATTCTCCATCGAGCTCACGAGAAGGATCGAAGACCTCCTTCGTCCTGGATCCATCTGTGAGGATATCTATCAGAAGGTAATATCGCTCGTTTCCTCTTCCCCTTATGAGGACAACTTTATGGGATGTGGTCCGAATAAGGTCAGGTTTGTCGCCCACGGTATCGGGCTTGAGCTCGATGAGCCCCCGGTTATCGCCCCAAAGATGAAATATGCTCTTGTCCCTGGTATGACCTTGGCAGTTGAACCTAAGTTCTTCTTCCCCGGGATTGGTGGAGCAGGAATAGAAAATACCTACATTATAAGAGAGAACGAACTAGAAAAGCTTACTACTACTTCTGAAGAGATAGTGGTAATCTAAAGGAGAGAAAGTGATTCGCCTTTCCACGATTATCTTTCTCCTAATAGTAGTAGGATATGTCTTTGCCCAGGAGGAAGCCGAACCAAAGGTTACCCTTGACATCAAGGAAGGCGAAATAAGGGAAATCCTAAAGCTCTTCGCTCAGGCGTTGGGAGTGGACTTGGTGGTCTCCCCGGATGTCAAGGGAAAAATCACCGTTTTCTTCAAGGATGTACCGATAAGTCGCGCACTTCCATCTCTTCTCCGGGCAGCGGGACTATATGCCGAGTTATCTGAAGGGATACTCTATGTCGCTCCCATCTCCCGGTTTATTGAAGAAGAAAGGGAAAAATCAGAGTTAAGAGAAAGAAGGCTCCTATCCGCTCCGCTTATGACCGTGATCATTCCCCTCTCCTATGCTGATTGCCGAGATGTTGCCCAGATCGTCAGGAAATTCCTTTCCAAAAGGGGGAAAGTGATGGCAGACCCTCGAACTAACAGCTTGATCATAACCGATATACCGAGTAAAGTGGCGGAGATCAAAATGGCAATAAAATAATAAGGAGGATCGCAAAATGGGGGTAATGCCTCCGGAAAGGATCAACTTGGAAAAGAGCAATGAGAAGGAGATATATGTAGTATGTTCCCATTTTCACCTCAAAACGACCATATTCGAAAGGAATAAGCAGGAAAAAAGCATCCACGAAATAGTAATAACAAAAAAGGGCTGCCTTCATACCTGCACTGCCCAGGGTAAAAAGGGAAAGCTCGCCTGCCCGGTCGCCCCTGGCGGAAAGGGGATAAAGACTTATTTCGAATATTACGCGAAAGCCACAGGCGCTAAGAAAAAACCTACCACGAAGAAGAAAACCGAGGGGAAAAACAGAAGAAAAAAGGGGAAGGATGAAGGCACAAAGGGCTCTCCTGAATGACGCCCTTCATCTTTTCAATTACGCCCTTACCAAGGTGGCGGGTGGTAACCTAATCCGAGAGAGGGTTAGGCGAGAGGGGGATTTTCTTTATATCAATGATCTCTCTCTCAACCTTAGGAATTATCAGAGGATAGTAGTGGCAGGAGCGGGTAAATGTGTTGCCGCAATGGGGGAAACATTAGAGAAGATACTTCCTGAATACATAGATTCAGGGATAATAGTGGTAAAAGAAGGACATACCCTCCCTTTATGCCGGATCGAGGTGATCGAGGGAGGACATCCTTATCCTAATGCTCAGAGTTTAGAGGCGGGAAAAAGGATATTTCGTTTAGCGGAAAAACTCGGTGAGAAGGATCTCCTTCTCTTCCTTCTTTCTGGAGGGGCATCTTCCCTTTTAACCCTTCCTGCTCCCAGCATCTCGTTTGCAGAGAAGGTCAAAACCACTGAGCTTCTCCTCAAATCCGGGGCAAAGATAAGGGAGATAAACACGGTGCGAAAGCACATCTCTGCGATTAAGGGGGGCAACCTCGCCAAAACAGCTTATCCTGCCTCGGTCATCTCTTTGATTCTCTCCGATGTCATTGGAGGAAGGTTTGAGGACATCGGCTCAGGTCCCACTGCTCCGGACAGCACCACCTATAATCAAGCCAAGGAGGTGCTCATTAACTATGGGATATGGGATGAGGTCCCCTCATCTATAAGGCAAAGAATAGAGCAGGGTATAGCAGGTGAAGCAGAAGAAACGCCCAAGATGGATGATCCCGCCTTATCTCGAACTACAAATATACTTATAGGCGATAATCGAAGGGCACTTTATGCAATAGAGGAGGAGGGGAAAAGAAAAGGTTATAACACAATCCTTCTCACCAGTTCCCTTGAGGGGGAAGCGAAGGAGATAGCCAAGGTATTTTCCGGAATAGCCCGGGAGATAAAGGAGAAGGAAAAACCCGTTCCTCCTCCAGCTTTGGTGATATCTGGAGGTGAGACCACGGTAAAGGTGAGGGGAAAGGGGAAAGGAGGGAGAAATATGGAACTTGCCCTTTCCTTTCTCATTGAGACAGAGGATATAATGAAGGAGATTGTTTTTCTTAGCGGTGGGACCGACGGCAGTGATGGACCAACGGAAGCAGCGGGGGCAATAGTGGATTACGCGGTTATCGAGAGGATGCGAAGAATGAACATCGACCCGAGGGAATATCTCCTTCGAAACGATTCCTATACCTTTTTCAAGGAGACCGGTGGCCTGTTAATTACTGGTCCTACCAATACCAATGTGATGGATATCCAGCTTCTTTTAGTAGAAAGGAAGGAGTAATCGATGGGGCTTACCAATAATTTGGAATTACAAAAAAAGGCAAAAGAGGGGGGGTATGCCATTCCCGCTTTCAACACGAGCAATCTGGAGATCACCCAGGCGATAATCGAGGTGGCTGAGGAGATGAGATCCCCAGTGATTATAGCGACCTCTCCTTCAGCGATGAAATACGCCGGCGCCAAGGAGATAAGTGCGATAGTGCGCTCCCTTGCTACGAGGCAAGTATCCCGGTATCGTTTCATCTCGACCACGGAAAGGACCTCGAAACGGTAATTTCTGCATTACGCTATGGTTGGACTTCAGTAATGATTGACGGCTCTCATCTTTCTTTGGAAGAGAACATCGCCCTCACCAAGGAGGTGGTGCGGATCGCTCATTCGATCGGGGTATCGGTTGAGGCTGAACTGGGAAGGATCGGAGGGAAAGAGGATCTTGTTTCTGTATCCGAGCGGGAGGCAACCTTTACCGATCCTGATGAAGCGGTTTCCTTTGTGGAGGAGACAGGTTGCGATACCTTGGCGGTAGCCATTGGCACCTCGCATGGAGCCTATAAATTCAAAGGAGAACCGAAACTCGATTTTGACCGGCTCTCAGAGATAGCAAGTAAGGTTGATGCCCCCCTTGTTCTTCATGGAGCATCGAGTGTGGTTCCGGAGCTGGTAGAAAAAGCGGAGCGTTATGGCGCCACCTTAGGAAAACCAAAAGGCGTTCCCGAAAAGGATATAAAGGAAGCAGTAAGGAGAGGAATAACCAAGGTTAACATTGATACCGATATTCGCCTTGCCTTCACCGCTGGTATCAGGGAACTTCTGGCTAAAAATCCGGATGTCTTTGACCCAAGGAAGATACTCAAATCAGCCAAAGAGGAGATAAAGAGGGTAGTTGCTTCTAAAATCGAGCTCTTAGGTAGTGGAGGTAGATTGTGATGGAGAGTTCCCAGCTATTCCCTTGACATATGTGTTTTATCGCAAATACAATATAATAGTTAAGTTCCTCATAGGAGGGAGAGATGAGAAGACATAAACCGATAGTAGTGGTATGGGTTATCCTTTTTGGGATGGGGTTCTTAAGCCTGGGAGGTACCTTCGGTAAGCCTACTCCCTCCCATCTTTTATCCCCTGTAACCTCGGAGGTAAATAGAATGTTGGAAAAGATCAAGTGGTTAGGTCACGCCAGTTTCAAAATAACTGGTCCTCCGGTAATAT
It encodes:
- a CDS encoding aminopeptidase P family protein — encoded protein: MAQIPTKEIENRIKLLQGRVRKEEVDLFLVFQPVDRFYFSGTMLDGLLAVPKEGEPFLEIKRGIDRAKKETPISLLLPFSLSKLPSVLAECGIGEPNRIALEFDVLPSSIYLRIREIFPKAEVVNGTPFIMDLRMIKSEYELSQMRRAADVINKVFSRIPELIEAGEEEIELAARIEEEFLKEGHQGFVRLRRFGQEMHFGGIAVGDSACLPTPFDGPVGVSGLGPASPCSPGRRKIRVGEPIICDLVAGVNGYLVDKTRVFALKNVPKVIRDAHRFSIELTRRIEDLLRPGSICEDIYQKVISLVSSSPYEDNFMGCGPNKVRFVAHGIGLELDEPPVIAPKMKYALVPGMTLAVEPKFFFPGIGGAGIENTYIIRENELEKLTTTSEEIVVI
- a CDS encoding N(4)-(beta-N-acetylglucosaminyl)-L-asparaginase, whose translation is NEEGVVQLDASVMYGPTFGAGAVGALENIATPSSVARLVMERTTRIFLVGEGALKFALAHGFKKTNLLTEKARKIWLLWKETMSDRDDWLPPADWRNKYPEFAAVFDELWLHEGTINVLAIDAEGNISGITTTSGLPFKLDGRVGDSPIIGAGLYVDQEVGAAGATGRGEEVIRTCGSYYVVENMRKGMDPDEACRAAAERIVKVNKGKANFQVNFVALREDCKFGAFSIRSGFKFAVYNERGNNLYDGKYLFKRKGR
- a CDS encoding glycerate kinase yields the protein MKAQRALLNDALHLFNYALTKVAGGNLIRERVRREGDFLYINDLSLNLRNYQRIVVAGAGKCVAAMGETLEKILPEYIDSGIIVVKEGHTLPLCRIEVIEGGHPYPNAQSLEAGKRIFRLAEKLGEKDLLLFLLSGGASSLLTLPAPSISFAEKVKTTELLLKSGAKIREINTVRKHISAIKGGNLAKTAYPASVISLILSDVIGGRFEDIGSGPTAPDSTTYNQAKEVLINYGIWDEVPSSIRQRIEQGIAGEAEETPKMDDPALSRTTNILIGDNRRALYAIEEEGKRKGYNTILLTSSLEGEAKEIAKVFSGIAREIKEKEKPVPPPALVISGGETTVKVRGKGKGGRNMELALSFLIETEDIMKEIVFLSGGTDGSDGPTEAAGAIVDYAVIERMRRMNIDPREYLLRNDSYTFFKETGGLLITGPTNTNVMDIQLLLVERKE